One Pseudomonadota bacterium DNA segment encodes these proteins:
- the infC gene encoding translation initiation factor IF-3 — translation MSAPDAHRINEFITAKEVRVVSSTGEQLGVLSVHDALQQAQEQGLDLVEVASQAKPPVCKILDYGKFKYKEQKKETEARKNRTDTTLKELRLRYRTDIGDLEVKLKQAREFLAEGDKVKFVMRFKGREAMYVDLGRLKFDQIIARLADVATVDERSPAMGRQIHVTFTPIK, via the coding sequence ATGTCCGCCCCCGATGCCCATCGTATTAATGAGTTTATTACAGCAAAAGAGGTGCGAGTTGTTTCATCGACCGGTGAACAGCTTGGAGTTTTGTCCGTGCACGATGCTCTGCAGCAAGCACAGGAGCAAGGACTAGACCTAGTAGAGGTTGCCTCACAAGCCAAACCCCCTGTCTGCAAAATCCTGGATTACGGCAAGTTCAAATACAAGGAGCAGAAGAAGGAGACGGAGGCCAGAAAGAATCGCACCGATACGACCCTTAAGGAGCTGCGCCTACGATATCGAACTGATATTGGTGACCTGGAGGTAAAACTCAAGCAGGCCCGCGAATTTTTAGCAGAGGGTGACAAAGTTAAGTTCGTTATGCGCTTTAAGGGGCGTGAGGCTATGTATGTCGATCTCGGCAGGCTAAAATTTGATCAGATCATCGCGCGTCTTGCAGATGTTGCAACGGTTGATGAGCGCTCACCAGCGATGGGCCGTCAGATTC